Proteins encoded by one window of Canis lupus dingo isolate Sandy chromosome 10, ASM325472v2, whole genome shotgun sequence:
- the EID3 gene encoding EP300-interacting inhibitor of differentiation 3, whose protein sequence is MSEEQGSRAGAVEEGEAPPGTLAATVHSVKQADDGEEPVKVEVADGCSDDLSCGEADIDPSLLELADDEEKCRKIRKQYRQLIYNVQQNRDDIVNTASDSLTEALEEANVLFDGVSRTREAALDAQFLVLASDLGKEKAKQLNSDMSFFNQVAFCDFLFIFVGLNWMEDDEPGELSGCDDNIALSFWETVQKEATSWILQAETFHFIFGSFKSKPSAPKPRLEHHKKAHKVEESGDMPTKLRKLDLSNNQEATEKEVERILGLLQTYFRKYPDTPVSYFEFVIDPNSFSRTVENIFYVSFIIRDGFARIRLDQDRLPILEPININQVDEGNDPSSHGRKQGVISLSLQDWKNIVATFEISEAMITNSY, encoded by the coding sequence ATGTCTGAGGAACAAGGCTCCCGCGCCGGAGCGGTAGAGGAAGGAGAGGCGCCCCCGGGGACCCTCGCTGCTACTGTGCACTCGGTGAAACAGGCGGACGACGGCGAGGAGCCCGTGAAAGTGGAAGTGGCTGATGGCTGCTCTGACGACCTCAGCTGTGGGGAGGCCGACATAGACCCCAGCCTCCTAGAGCTTGCGGATGACGAGGAGAAATGCCGGAAGATCCGCAAGCAGTACCGGCAGCTCATCTATAACGTCCAGCAGAACCGTGATGACATCGTGAACACTGCCAGCGACTCGTTAACCGAGGCTCTTGAAGAAGCCAATGTCCTATTTGATGGAGTGAGCCGGACAAGAGAAGCAGCTCTCGATGCCCAGTTTCTTGTTTTGGCTTCTGATTTgggtaaagaaaaagcaaagcaactaAACTCTGATATGAGCTTTTTTAATCAAGTAGCGTTTTGTGACTTTCTGTTTATATTTGTGGGTCTGAACTGGATGGAAGATGATGAACCTGGTGAACTGAGTGGCTGTGATGATAATATAGCTCTTTCCTTCTGGGAGACAGTACAGAAGGAAGCAACATCCTGGATATTGCAAGCTGAaacatttcactttattttcgGTTCATTCAAGTCCAAACCTTCTGCACCAAAGCCCCGACTTGAACACCACAAAAAAGCTCACAAAGTAGAAGAAAGTGGGGATATGCCTACAAAGCTGAGGAAGTTGGACCTGAGTAACAATCaagaagcaacagaaaaagaagtagagagaATCTTGGGATTGTTGCAAACGTACTTTCGAAAGTATCCTGATACTCCTGTGTCCTATTTTGAGTTTGTGATTGATCCAAACTCTTTTTCTCGTACTGtggagaatatattttatgtttctttcattaTAAGGGATGGTTTTGCGAGAATAAGGCTTGACCAAGACAGGCTGCCAATATTAGAGCCGATTAATATTAACCAAGTGGATGAGGGAAATGATCCCAGTTCTCATGGCAGGAAACAAGGAGTTATATCTTTAAGTTTACAGGACTGGAAAAATATTGTGGCAACTTTTGAAATTTCAGAGGCTATGATCACAAACTCATACTAG